ATACTTTTTTCTGAAGAACTATTCGGATTATAATACGTAAAAGTATTATCGCCCTGTGAAGCAGTAATACCTGCTGCCTTCATCTCGTCAATATCTTTATCGAATACATTTCCTGATACAGTAACTTTTGTGTCAGTCGGATTAGCTGTTTCGTAAATACCTCCAGCCTTTACGTTATTCATCGTTACTTTTGGCTCTTTCACTCCGTAGTATACTGGTGTATCAGCTGTGAAATTCTCGCCTTTATCATTTGTACCAACCATGCGAATCGTATATGCCCCTGGCTCCGTGTTTTTAAAATCAAACGAGATCGGATTGTCCGGATTACCAGTTAATGGATAATATTGACCTTCGTTTAACACACCTTTGTAATAATAATCCTTATTCTCATCTGCTGCTATTCCATCAGCTGAGCCTAAGAATCCGATTTCTTTGTCGGTTTTTGGATCCACAAGGAAGAATTCAAAATAACGCATATGTGAATTTAATTTAAAGTCTACGCCTAGTGACCATCTAGTGTAATTACTTCCTGATTCATACGGTATTGTATAAGCTGCTGTAGGATTAGTTGTTAAATACTCAATCCCCTCTTTTACTGTATGAATCGCAAATGGAACTTTATATGTTTCATTCGGATTCTTTTGGTTTGTATAAACAATATAGCCTTCATATGTTCCTAGTTTTGCAGATTTCGGAACGTTGATTGTTGCATCCATATTTGCACTGCTGTATTTTTTGACTTTTACAGATGATTTCACATCTAATGTAACCCCATTAGCTGCTGCATCTTGGCTCACCCTAGAATCATCTGTAGCACGTGCATCTAACGTTTGGAACTGAACCTTTACGTCATATGTCTTATCGACAGAAGATTTATTAAATAAAGTCATTGAACGTGAATCTGTCAGATTTTTCCCTGCAGGGGCTTGTTCACCAAAACTAACTGCACCAGTAATGTTTTTAATTTGTTTAATGCCCTTATCTGCTAAAGTTTCCCCACCATAATTTGTTGAATTATCTTTAACTGTTGAAGTTTTATCTTTTACTTGAATCTCTGTTTGTGTATGAACTGCATTGTATGGGTCTACTCGACCTGCCCCAACTTCATATACACTATATTTATCAGATAGTGGATCTGCTGTGTTCATTAGTGTAGCTTTAACATCTGCAGGCGTCATGTCAGGATGCGCTTGCTTGATTAGAGCTGCAACCCCTGCAACGTTAGGTGTTGCCATTGATGTTCCAGATAAGCGGTCATAAGCATATTGATAGTTTCCAATTTGATCTGCCCCGTGCATATAAGAAGGAACTGTAGAGAAAACAGATACACCAGGTGCTGTTACTTCAGGTTTAATATCATATAACACTCGAGATGGACCACGTGAACTGAATGACGCTAATTTATCACCTGTTGTGACTACTTGTTTCATATTACTAAATGTAAAGTCCATAGAAGCACCAGCAGTTTTCAATCCGCCTATTTGAGCAGCTAAAGCAGCACCTTGTGCATTACTAATTAAAAATGACGGAATATAGTTATAACCTTCTCCAAGGTATACATCTCCATTCGGCACAGGTGAATCATATAATACAGCACCGATTGCTCCATGTGCTTTTGCTGTACTAATAAGTTGACTTAAAGAAGCACTACCTCGTTGAGCTAATACAACTTTTCCCTTTGCATCAACTCCATCATACGAAGCTTCAGTGCCGTATAATACATTGACTAATTGCACAGTTTTCCCTTCAAAATCTGCGACGTTATCCGTTAAACCTTGAGCTGTTAGTTTTAAATCTGCTGTAACATCACCCGTAGGCGCTTTTAATGTTCCTGTATAAGTCGGAATGTTCACAGACGTATCGCTTGCCCCAACTGTAATCGCTAAAGGTGAGTTACCTGGCGCACCTAAGGAATACATCGTATCCCCAGAATTTCCTGCAGCAACAACTGCTGTAACTCCTGCAATAACAGCATTGTTAACGGCAATCGTTGTAGGATATAATGGGTCATTATAATCTGCACCAAGAGACATATTGATAACGTCCATACCATCAGATACTGCTTTATCAATACCTGCCAAGATTGCAGACATAGAACCAGACCCGTATGCTCCTAGAACACGATAAGAATAAATATCCGCATCCGGTGCAACACCTGTTACTGAAAGGTCTCCTTTATTTTTCCCTTGTCCAGCGATGATACCCGCAACATGTGTTCCGTGCTCAGTATAGTATGCTTCACCACTATCGCCTAACTCAGGCTGACCAGACTTCTGCCAATCTGCATAAGTCGTTTCCATCGGATCATTGTCATTATCTACGAAATCGTAACCACCTTTAAACGCATCTTTTAAATCTGGATGATTGTAATCAATACCAGTGTCAAGGATCCCAACTTTTACGCCTTTTCCTGTATAGCCTTCTTCATGAAGTTTTTCAATACCTGGGAAAGTAACTGATGTATGAGTTGCAGCTTGCGTTCCTGATGTCGAAGATTCACTAATTGACGGTGGCTCAACATGAACTTGTAAATCACTATAAACAGATTGTACCGCTCCCGATTTAAGAAGTGATTTTATTTTGTTAGCTGGAATCGTCATTGCAACTCCATTAAATGCTTTCTTATATGAGCGTTTAATGGTATATGGATTTTTCTTATCTTTTAGTTCACTACTGAAAATTGTTTTTAAATCCTTTTGGAACGTTTCATGTGAATCGTCTACTTTTGCTTGTGCATCCGCTGCTGAAAGCGTATCACCATTTGATGCTGCTTCGATAACCGCAGTCTGCTGAGGCTTGTCCTTAAACTCGACAATGACAGATGTAGGCTTGTCACTAGTTTGATCGACTTCAGAAGATAATTGAAGCCCCTCTTTGTCAGTTAATTTCAATTGCTTAATTGCCTGTAGCTGCTGTGGTGTAAGTTTTGAAAGCACTTGTTCAATTGCTGTTTGCGTTGCAGCTTTTGCAATTGGCTGATGTTGTGTTACTGGAAATCCATTAAGTAGTACA
This Arthrobacter citreus DNA region includes the following protein-coding sequences:
- a CDS encoding S8 family serine peptidase, coding for MKRLIKSTAVVALGTGVLLNGFPVTQHQPIAKAATQTAIEQVLSKLTPQQLQAIKQLKLTDKEGLQLSSEVDQTSDKPTSVIVEFKDKPQQTAVIEAASNGDTLSAADAQAKVDDSHETFQKDLKTIFSSELKDKKNPYTIKRSYKKAFNGVAMTIPANKIKSLLKSGAVQSVYSDLQVHVEPPSISESSTSGTQAATHTSVTFPGIEKLHEEGYTGKGVKVGILDTGIDYNHPDLKDAFKGGYDFVDNDNDPMETTYADWQKSGQPELGDSGEAYYTEHGTHVAGIIAGQGKNKGDLSVTGVAPDADIYSYRVLGAYGSGSMSAILAGIDKAVSDGMDVINMSLGADYNDPLYPTTIAVNNAVIAGVTAVVAAGNSGDTMYSLGAPGNSPLAITVGASDTSVNIPTYTGTLKAPTGDVTADLKLTAQGLTDNVADFEGKTVQLVNVLYGTEASYDGVDAKGKVVLAQRGSASLSQLISTAKAHGAIGAVLYDSPVPNGDVYLGEGYNYIPSFLISNAQGAALAAQIGGLKTAGASMDFTFSNMKQVVTTGDKLASFSSRGPSRVLYDIKPEVTAPGVSVFSTVPSYMHGADQIGNYQYAYDRLSGTSMATPNVAGVAALIKQAHPDMTPADVKATLMNTADPLSDKYSVYEVGAGRVDPYNAVHTQTEIQVKDKTSTVKDNSTNYGGETLADKGIKQIKNITGAVSFGEQAPAGKNLTDSRSMTLFNKSSVDKTYDVKVQFQTLDARATDDSRVSQDAAANGVTLDVKSSVKVKKYSSANMDATINVPKSAKLGTYEGYIVYTNQKNPNETYKVPFAIHTVKEGIEYLTTNPTAAYTIPYESGSNYTRWSLGVDFKLNSHMRYFEFFLVDPKTDKEIGFLGSADGIAADENKDYYYKGVLNEGQYYPLTGNPDNPISFDFKNTEPGAYTIRMVGTNDKGENFTADTPVYYGVKEPKVTMNNVKAGGIYETANPTDTKVTVSGNVFDKDIDEMKAAGITASQGDNTFTYYNPNSSSEKSIPVDAQGNFNSEIPLSTSGPIVNAITEYDFTDYSKSTVRNYDSVIDSYFVRQGTAYTTAIADKQRVNMGDSTTVTFSSKNVKTNVKKATFSFTYPNQYIDAVNVQPNAAFKDKLDVQYTNVPQTGGRTLMTITATATGDLANTGIAGDASLVDVTFKAKDLYNKAPMAFYSPNGANRFFSAVYTNVDNSTVTTQGIQPYFYVTPAYSLMRGGVQAEGLMKFDGLEPEMKQLDYTKAGTKISVKDSNGKEYGVTDQLGFSSTSPFAFRTRLPLTDDTFTQKIDVPGHFTFTKDFTIGYKEDGKVTAASKPVNYEYIPGGDVNKDNVIDINDALYIQTYWGTNKRDADINYDGVVDEKDMQYVINNYMMQNPWNENSPKAKTKYKGQTLDDVLQALGLE